The Novipirellula caenicola genomic interval TCGCCGTTTTGATTGGGGTCTCGTCTTCGTCATCGTCTTTGGGTTTGTTGATGAATCGTTCGATGTCCGAGGGTTCCATCGGCATCGGTTTGCCAGCGGCTCCGGTGAAGTCGCTAATGCCCGCGGTTTCGCGAACCAAGAACCAGGTGTCATCATTGATGATCATATTGACCATGATGTAGCCCGGCAGCAGTTTTCGCTTGGTGACGCGGCGTTTTCCGTCACGGGTGAACGTGGCAACGTCTTCGGTGGGAACGACAATGTCACCGAACTCTTCGGTCATGCCTTCCATCTTGACGCGTTTCCGCAGCGCTTCGGCGATCGAATCTTCGCGATTGAAAGCGACCTTCAAGATGTACCAATCCATCTTGGCTTCGCCATCATCGACTTTGTCGACCTTGGGAGCGATTTGTTTTTTTGGCGGTGGCGGTGCGGGAGCTGCTGATTCTTCGCCGCTGGCCGAATCGTCTACGGAAGTTTCATTGGTATCCAAATCGAGCTGATCTGCGGCGAGTTGTTCCGAATCAGCCGGAGCGCCGGCTTGCGTGTCTTCTGGCAAATCGCCTTGGTCGTCTGTCGTATCAGCTGAGTTCACGGGTATCACCGAAAGCGGTATTTAAAGTAATTCTTCGAAGGGCGTCTCGTTTTCATAAAGCTGGAATGAAACCAGTGACGCCGAGGGTTTAGCTAGTCACGCCAAGGAAATTAAAGATGAACTGCCAAACCACGTCGAACAAAAAGAGAGCCACTGCGAGAAAGAAGATCGTGAAGATCACCACGACCGATGCGCGGATCAATTCGTCCTTCGCCGGCCAAGTCACCTTGTTCATCTCGGCTTCGACTGCGATCAAGAAATCGGCAAACTGAGGCCAGTTGACCAAGCGATAACCGATCCACACGCCAATCGCCAACGCGACCATGGGAATCGCAGGAATCAGCATCGAGCCGGCGGGCAAAAAGCCTCGCAGGGTGGCGTACAGGCTCCAACATCCCAGAGCAACCACGACCCAGATCGCCAATGCTGTCAATTGACGAACGATTCGCCCTTGGTTTGGTTTGTAAACCTTGGCGTGAAATAGTTCGCTAGTCAGTGGGGCGTTGTTCGTCCCTGCAATGTCTCGAGACACTGTCGGCTCCTAAAAATGATCTTTCGACCCATGAAAGCTGCGAATCCTTTGCAGCCGACTCAAGAGGCCAAGTTATCTGTGTGAATAAAAGCAGGGGCGGAGGGACTCGAACTCTCAACCGCTGGTTTTGGAAACCAGTGCTCTGCCATTGAGCTACACCCCTGTGAAAACCAATTGCGTTTCACACGTCTGTTATCGCCGATAACCCTGATTCAGGGCAATCCCAACACGGATCAACCGTAGCGACACCGCAGATTAACGAATTCGTCTTCAAAAGCCAATGGCCAACGAAGGTAGAAAACCTCGCTGGCCATTGGTTGATTTTTCAAATTGGTGATTTGTTCTGCGTTGCTGCCGAAGGATCAGCAGCCATTTGAACGATATCTACCAATTGGAACACAAGGCCGTGTTTACGATACGATCTTGGTTACAACCCCGGAGCCAACGGTACGTCCGCCTTCGCGAATTGCGAAACGAACACCGTCGTCCATTGCGATTGGCTTGTGCAATTCGACTTCGACCTTGACGTTGTCACCAGGCATGCACATTTCGGCGTCAACCAAGTTTGCGGTGCCGGTCACGTCGGTGGTACGGAAGTAGAACTGAGGACGGTAACCGCTGAAGAACGGGGTGTGGCGTCCGCCTTCTTCCTTGCTCAAGCAGTAAACTTCTGCTTCGAACTTGGTGTGAGGGGTGATGCTGCCTGGCTTTGCCAAACATTGACCACGTTGGATGTCTTCACGCTTAACACCACGGAGCAAGCAACCGACGTTGTCTCCGGCTCGGCCTTCGCCCATTTCCTTGCGGAACATTTCGACGCCGGTGCAGGTGGTTTTAACAGGGGTGTCCGAAAGACCGACGATCGATACTTCTTCACCAACCTTAACCACACCACGCTCGATACGGCCGGTAGCAACCGTACCACGACCTTCGATCGAGAAGACGTCTTCGATTGCCATCAAGAATGGCTTGTCGTCTTCACGAACAGGTTCTGGAATGAACTCGTCCAACGCGTTCATCAACTCAGTGATGCACTTGCTGGCTTCAGGGTCCGATGGGTTGTTGTATGCAGGAAGCGACGAACCGCGAACGACAGGAACGTCGTCGCCGGGGAAGCCGTACTTGCTGAGCAAGTCGCGAGCTTCGAGTTCGACGAGTTCAAGCAATTCTTCGTCGTCGACCAAGTCACACTTGTTCAGATAAACAACGATGTAAGGAACACCTACTTGGCGAGCCAAGAGAACGTGTTCTTTGGTTTGTGGCATCGGGCCGTCTGCTGCCGATACAACCAAGATCGCACCGTCCATTTGGGCGGCACCGGTGATCATGTTCTTAACAAAGTCAGCGTGGCCCGGGCAATCGATGTGGGCGTAGTGACGCTTGTCCGACTCGTACTCAACGTGAGCGACCGCAATCGTCACGGTTTTGGTAGCGTCACGAACGGTACCGCCCTTGGCGATATCCGAGTAACCCTTTGCCTTTGCCAGACCCTTAGCAGCTTGGACGGCCAAGATTGCGCCAGTCGTGGTCGTTTTGCCATGGTCAATGTGGCCAATCGTGCCGACGTT includes:
- the tuf gene encoding elongation factor Tu, translating into MAKETFQRTKPHVNVGTIGHIDHGKTTTTGAILAVQAAKGLAKAKGYSDIAKGGTVRDATKTVTIAVAHVEYESDKRHYAHIDCPGHADFVKNMITGAAQMDGAILVVSAADGPMPQTKEHVLLARQVGVPYIVVYLNKCDLVDDEELLELVELEARDLLSKYGFPGDDVPVVRGSSLPAYNNPSDPEASKCITELMNALDEFIPEPVREDDKPFLMAIEDVFSIEGRGTVATGRIERGVVKVGEEVSIVGLSDTPVKTTCTGVEMFRKEMGEGRAGDNVGCLLRGVKREDIQRGQCLAKPGSITPHTKFEAEVYCLSKEEGGRHTPFFSGYRPQFYFRTTDVTGTANLVDAEMCMPGDNVKVEVELHKPIAMDDGVRFAIREGGRTVGSGVVTKIVS
- the nusG gene encoding transcription termination/antitermination protein NusG, with the translated sequence MDTNETSVDDSASGEESAAPAPPPPKKQIAPKVDKVDDGEAKMDWYILKVAFNREDSIAEALRKRVKMEGMTEEFGDIVVPTEDVATFTRDGKRRVTKRKLLPGYIMVNMIINDDTWFLVRETAGISDFTGAAGKPMPMEPSDIERFINKPKDDDEDETPIKTAIPFKVGDRVRVKEGNFENQEGDVDSVDEANGRITVIINIFGRSVPMELDHWQVEAL
- the secE gene encoding preprotein translocase subunit SecE: MSRDIAGTNNAPLTSELFHAKVYKPNQGRIVRQLTALAIWVVVALGCWSLYATLRGFLPAGSMLIPAIPMVALAIGVWIGYRLVNWPQFADFLIAVEAEMNKVTWPAKDELIRASVVVIFTIFFLAVALFLFDVVWQFIFNFLGVTS